The following coding sequences lie in one Caretta caretta isolate rCarCar2 chromosome 28, rCarCar1.hap1, whole genome shotgun sequence genomic window:
- the LOC125628644 gene encoding monocarboxylate transporter 13 isoform X1: MPVVHPQPPDGGWGWMVVLAAFFQSALVFGVIRSFGVFFMEFVGYFGELAGRVSWITSIGIAVQQFASPVGSALSTQYGARPVVMAGGVLSGLGMFLASFATSLTHLYLSIGLLSGFGWALVFTPSVASVARYFKKRRTFATGLAFTGVGLSSFAFSPLFQLLVDTYAWRGALLVVAGMSFNLVVCGALIRPLTLKEDLAGAGDPGGSCLGKLSTLFGLPLLFHWPFMRFVLAVTLINTGYFIPYVHLVARARELGFDEYQAAFLMSVAAVADLCGRLLSGWLADCRVFNLSHILVAWTSLTGISLALVPLGRSYPLLMAIGICYGFFSGALTPVVFSILPEIVGIRQIFGSMGLLQMMESIGGLLGAPFSGWLRDTTGDYTASFLAAGAFLLSGSLVLVTLPNFFSCLGSSPPACHGTKVEAGAEPAALTPTSGELSSQDRDWPARSQDLREPA, encoded by the exons ATGCCGGTggtgcacccccaaccccccgacgggggctggggctggatggTGGTGCTGGCTGCCTTCTTCCAGTCGGCGCTGGTTTTTGGGGTGATCCGCTCCTTCGGCGTCTTCTTCATGGAGTTTGTGGGGTACTTCGGGGAGCTGGCGGGGCGGGTCTCCTGGATCACCTCCATCGGGATCGCCGTGCAGCAGTTTGCTA GTCCGGTGGGCAGCGCCCTCAGCACCCAGTACGGCGCCCGCCCCGTGGTGATGGCCGGGGGCGTCCTCTCGGGGCTGGGCATGTTCCTGGCGTCCTTCGCCACCAGCCTGACCCACCTGTACCTGAGCATCGGGCTGCTCTCAG gcttCGGGTGGGCCTTGGTCTTCACGCCTTCCGTGGCCTCGGTGGCCCGTTACTTCAAGAAGCGCCGGACGTTTGCCACGGGCTTGGCCTTCACTGGCGTGGGCCTGTCCTCCTTCGCCTTCTCCCCGCTCTTCCAACTCCTGGTGGACACCTACGCCTGGCGGGGGGCCCTCCTGGTGGTGGCCGGCATGTCCTTCAACCTGGTGGTGTGCGGTGCCCTCATCCGCCCCCTGACCCTCAAGGAGGACCTGGCCGGCGCCGGGGACCCCGGCGGGAGCTGCCTGGGGAAGCTTTCCACCCTCTTTGGCCTGCCTTTGCTCTTCCACTGGCCTTTCATGAGGTTCGTCCTGGCCGTGACCTTGATCAACACCGGCTACTTCATTCCCTACGTCCACTTGGTGGCCCGGGCCCGGGAGCTGGGCTTCGACGAGTACCAGGCCGCCTTCCTTATGTCCGTGGCGGCCGTGGCTGACCTGTGTGGCCGCCTCCTCTCGGGTTGGCTGGCCGATTGCCGGGTTTTCAACCTCAGCCACATCTTGGTGGCCTGGACCTCCCTGACTGGCATCTCCTTGGCTCTGGTGCCTCTGGGGCGCAGCTACCCGCTGCTGATGGCCATCGGCATCTGCTACGGGTTCTTCTCCGGGGCGCTCACCCCCGTGGTCTTTTCCATCCTGCCGGAAATCGTGGGCATCAGGCAGATTTTTGGCTCGATGGGGCTGCTGCAGATGATGGAGAGCATCGGTGGGCTTCTGGGAGCGCCGTTCTCTG GTTGGCTGCGGGACACGACTGGGGACTACACAGCCTCTTTCCTGGCAGCTGGGGCTTTCCTCTTGTCGGGGAGCCTGGTTTTGGTCACTCTGCCCAATTTCTTCTCTTGCCTGggctcctcccctcctgcctgccatggcACCAAGGTGGAGGCCGGGGCGGAGCCGGCCGCATTGACACCGACCTCTGGGGAACTTTCCTCCCAGGACAGAGACTGGCCAGCCAGAAGCCAAGATCTCAGGGAGCCGGCGTGA
- the LOC125628644 gene encoding monocarboxylate transporter 13 isoform X2: MPVVHPQPPDGGWGWMVVLAAFFQSALVFGVIRSFGVFFMEFVGYFGELAGRVSWITSIGIAVQQFASPVGSALSTQYGARPVVMAGGVLSGLGMFLASFATSLTHLYLSIGLLSGFGWALVFTPSVASVARYFKKRRTFATGLAFTGVGLSSFAFSPLFQLLVDTYAWRGALLVVAGMSFNLVVCGALIRPLTLKEDLAGAGDPGGSCLGKLSTLFGLPLLFHWPFMRLAAGHDWGLHSLFPGSWGFPLVGEPGFGHSAQFLLLPGLLPSCLPWHQGGGRGGAGRIDTDLWGTFLPGQRLASQKPRSQGAGVTARGLWQWLGEGREPRRDSYPPTPQLFWGPSIHYHSLGLIPCLYPLIRGANSLTGTRFWKG; the protein is encoded by the exons ATGCCGGTggtgcacccccaaccccccgacgggggctggggctggatggTGGTGCTGGCTGCCTTCTTCCAGTCGGCGCTGGTTTTTGGGGTGATCCGCTCCTTCGGCGTCTTCTTCATGGAGTTTGTGGGGTACTTCGGGGAGCTGGCGGGGCGGGTCTCCTGGATCACCTCCATCGGGATCGCCGTGCAGCAGTTTGCTA GTCCGGTGGGCAGCGCCCTCAGCACCCAGTACGGCGCCCGCCCCGTGGTGATGGCCGGGGGCGTCCTCTCGGGGCTGGGCATGTTCCTGGCGTCCTTCGCCACCAGCCTGACCCACCTGTACCTGAGCATCGGGCTGCTCTCAG gcttCGGGTGGGCCTTGGTCTTCACGCCTTCCGTGGCCTCGGTGGCCCGTTACTTCAAGAAGCGCCGGACGTTTGCCACGGGCTTGGCCTTCACTGGCGTGGGCCTGTCCTCCTTCGCCTTCTCCCCGCTCTTCCAACTCCTGGTGGACACCTACGCCTGGCGGGGGGCCCTCCTGGTGGTGGCCGGCATGTCCTTCAACCTGGTGGTGTGCGGTGCCCTCATCCGCCCCCTGACCCTCAAGGAGGACCTGGCCGGCGCCGGGGACCCCGGCGGGAGCTGCCTGGGGAAGCTTTCCACCCTCTTTGGCCTGCCTTTGCTCTTCCACTGGCCTTTCATGAG GTTGGCTGCGGGACACGACTGGGGACTACACAGCCTCTTTCCTGGCAGCTGGGGCTTTCCTCTTGTCGGGGAGCCTGGTTTTGGTCACTCTGCCCAATTTCTTCTCTTGCCTGggctcctcccctcctgcctgccatggcACCAAGGTGGAGGCCGGGGCGGAGCCGGCCGCATTGACACCGACCTCTGGGGAACTTTCCTCCCAGGACAGAGACTGGCCAGCCAGAAGCCAAGATCTCAGGGAGCCGGCGTGACTGCAAGGGGGTTGTGGCAGTGGCTGGGTGAAGGGAGGGAACCAAGGAGGGAcagctacccccccaccccacagctctttTGGGGCCCCTCAATCCATTATCACAGCCTGGGCCTAATCCCCTGTTTGTATCCTCTGATCCGTGGGGCGAACTCCTTGACCGGGACCAGGTTCTGGAAGGGCTAA